CCAATCCAAGCGCTGTTCGCTCATCTGGGGCTCAACGAAAGGCTGCGCCGCTGCTTCAGCCATCTCACCGTCAGCCCGATCTTCGGACACGCCACGCTGGTGCTGTGTTTGGTGCTTCACCCTACGCTGGGAACCGGCGGTTGCGCGATTTGCGCTACTATTCGGATGATCCCTTGGTCGTGCGGACGATCGGGCTGCGCCGTCTGCCCGATATCGCCACGCTCTCTCGGGGATTGGCGAGGGCGGACGAGTCCATAGCGCCTGCAGGGACTCGTGCGGGAGGGAGTCGTGGCCCGGCTTGTGGCCCTTGGGCTCTCGCGCGTGACGCTCGACTTCGATGGCTCGGTGATCGGCACAGGGAAATGGGCCGACGGCACGTCCTCTCTTCTGCACGGTCGCAGACCGGTCAGGTGCTCGACGTGCTGCATCGTTCCGGCAACGTCTATGATCCGCATGGGTGAAGAACTTCATCCTCGCCTATATCGCTGTCGTACGGGCGGCCCTGCCTGGGGGTCTGCATCGAGGTGCGCATGGACAGCGCCTTTTGTTGTCGGCAGCCTCGACGCCGCGGACGTGGAGGTATACGGTGAGGCGTCCCCTTCGAACGCTTTACCGATCTTCCGATGATCGAAAACGCCGGCCGCGTCCTCTGCCGTGTCTGCGGCGGGGGCGATCTCCACTCCTTCCTCGATCTCGGGGGGATGCCGCTGGCGAACGCCCTTCTCACGGAGGAAGAGCTCGCCCTTCCAGAGCCGCGCTTTCCGCTCGACGTCTCGTCGTGCGCTCGATGCGGGCTCGTCCAACTCCCTCTCGTCGTCTCGCCCGCGGCCCTCTTTCAGCGCTACGTGTATTTCTCGTCCGTCTCGCAGTTCATGACGCGGCACTTCGCCGCCCTTGCCAGGGAAGCCGCAGCCCGCTTCGTCGCCCCTGGAGGCCTCGCCGTCGAGATCGGCTCGAACGACGGCGTTCTGCTCCAGGCACTCCGGGGCGAGGACGTGCGGATCCTCGGCGTGGAGCCCGCGACGAACGTCGCGGAAGTCGCCCGGGCGAAGGGGGTGCCGACCATCAACTTCTTCTTCAGCGAGGCGCTCGCGCAGGAGATCCGCCACCGCGAAGGTCCGGCGTCGCTCGTCTTCGCCGCGAACGTTCTGGCGCACATGGACGATGTTGCCGACGCGGCGCGCGGCATCGAGCACCTGCTCGACGCGCGGGGTGTGCTTGTCGTTGAATGCCCGTACGTCGTCGACTTCATCGAGAAGAAGGCGTTCGACACGATCTACCACGAGCACCTCTCGTGCTTCGGAGTCCGCCCGCTCGTCGCGCTCTTCGAGCAGGTCGGGCTCGAAGTCTTCGATGTTCGGCGCCTCCCCGTGCACGGCGGATCCATCCGCGTCTACGTCCGCCGCCACCGCGACGGCGCGAGGCCTGCTGAGCGCCCCGTTGCGGAGCTCGCCGCGCTCGAGGATCGGGCCGGCGTGAGGGCTCGCGACCGCCTCGACGCTCTCGCACGAGAAATCCGCGCACTCCGGGACGAGATCCGCGACGCCATCCTCGGTCTCCGCCGAGAAGGGAAGCGGGTCGCCGCCTACACCGCTCCCGCGAAAGGCAACACGCTCCTCAACTACTGCGAATTCACCACCGAGGAGATCGAGTACCTCGCCGACGCGACACCCGCGAAGCATGGGCTCTACGCCCCGGGGAGCCACATCCCGATCCTGCCGATCGAGGCGTTCCACGAGCGGCCGCCCGACTACGCGCTGCTTCTCGCCTGGAACCACCGCGACGAAGTGCTGGCGCGCGAGGAGGTTTACCGGCGGGCCGGCGGACGGTTCCTCGTGCCGATCCCGGCCGTCGAGATCGTCTGACGTGCGCTCCGCGCGCGGGGGGACCGAAGCGCCAGGCGCCTCACCGTCGCCGTGGCTGCCGCAGGGGAAGCCGTCTCCACGGCGGATGTCGGAGCGCGGCGCGTGCCGTCCGCGCGGCGTAGAAGAACAGTCCCGAGACGTCGACGGACGAACTGTCGGCCGCGTAACGCACCGGGCACGGGACCTCGCCCACGCGAAAGCCGGCGGCGACGGCGCCCATGAGGATCTCGCTCGCGAACGCGTGCGTGTTGCCGTAGGTATCGATCGGAAGCGCCTCGACGACCTCTCGCGCGTAGGCACGAAGCCCGCTGTGCCATTCCCCGAACGTCGTCCCGAACCAGAGATTCTCGAAGAGCGTGAGCGCGCGGTTTCCGAGGTAGCGGGAGAGCGGCATGCCGCCCGCCAGGCATTCGGCGCGCGAGCGGATGCGGTTCGCCTGAATGAAGTCGAAGTAGCCGCGACCCACGTACTCGACCATGAGGTCGGCGAGCGCCGGGTCGTATTGGTAGTCGGCGTGGAGCTCGACGGCGACATCGGCCCCTTCCTCGAGGAAGAGCCGGAAGAGCCGCTTCAGGTTTCCCCCGTAGTTGAGGTTCCGCTCGTGGCGGACGACGCGGAGGCCGAGGCGGGTCGCGACCTCGCGGGTGCCGTCCGCGCTGCAGTCGTCGCCGACGACGACGTGAGGCTTGAGAGAAGCCGGGAGCGATTCGAACGTCCGCCCGAGGGTCTTCTCGGCGTTGTAGGCGAGCATCAGCACCATGGGACGCATCGTGACCCTCAAACACGCGGCGGGGTGCGCACCGGCATCTTGCCAGCGCGCGACGGGGCTGGCAACGGCGCAACCGAAGGGGGTCCCGGGAACTTCTCTTCAAGCATGGCGTATGGCTAGATCGTCGGCGGTGATCCCGCCAACTGCCGATTCGCCGGCCGCTTCACTGCGCCGCCTCCATCTCGCCTGCGCGCTCGTGAGCGCGCTCGCCGGTTTCGGCCTCTATGCGTCCCTCTACGACGGCAAGTTCTACTGGGACGACAACATCCTGATCGTCGACAACGACCAGGCGCTCGACGAGTGGGGCGACGCGCTCCGGGCCTTCGCGCAGCCTGTTCTCCCGAAGGAAGCGGTCGCGTACTACAGGCCGATCCTGATGGCGAGCTTCGTCATCGACCGACAGCTCTGGGGCAAGAATCCCGGCGCGTTCCACGTGACCAACGCGGTGATCCACGGGCTGAACGCGGCGATCGTCTGGTTTTATCTGTTCATCCTAGTCGAGAGCCCGGCGGCGGCGTTCGCGGGCGCGCTCCTCTTCGCGGTCCACCCGATCCAAGGTCAGTCCGTCGGCCTCATCCCCGCGCGGAACGATATGATGCTCGTTCCCGCGGTCATCGGGATGCTGCTCGCCGACCGCGCGCGCCAGCAACACCCGGGCGGAGAGCGCTGGAAATTCGCGCTGGCGATCGTCGGATGCTACGCCCTGACCGTCTGGAACAAGGA
This Pseudomonadota bacterium DNA region includes the following protein-coding sequences:
- a CDS encoding class I SAM-dependent methyltransferase encodes the protein MIENAGRVLCRVCGGGDLHSFLDLGGMPLANALLTEEELALPEPRFPLDVSSCARCGLVQLPLVVSPAALFQRYVYFSSVSQFMTRHFAALAREAAARFVAPGGLAVEIGSNDGVLLQALRGEDVRILGVEPATNVAEVARAKGVPTINFFFSEALAQEIRHREGPASLVFAANVLAHMDDVADAARGIEHLLDARGVLVVECPYVVDFIEKKAFDTIYHEHLSCFGVRPLVALFEQVGLEVFDVRRLPVHGGSIRVYVRRHRDGARPAERPVAELAALEDRAGVRARDRLDALAREIRALRDEIRDAILGLRREGKRVAAYTAPAKGNTLLNYCEFTTEEIEYLADATPAKHGLYAPGSHIPILPIEAFHERPPDYALLLAWNHRDEVLAREEVYRRAGGRFLVPIPAVEIV
- a CDS encoding glycosyltransferase family 2 protein encodes the protein MRPMVLMLAYNAEKTLGRTFESLPASLKPHVVVGDDCSADGTREVATRLGLRVVRHERNLNYGGNLKRLFRLFLEEGADVAVELHADYQYDPALADLMVEYVGRGYFDFIQANRIRSRAECLAGGMPLSRYLGNRALTLFENLWFGTTFGEWHSGLRAYAREVVEALPIDTYGNTHAFASEILMGAVAAGFRVGEVPCPVRYAADSSSVDVSGLFFYAARTARAALRHPPWRRLPLRQPRRR